Part of the Henckelia pumila isolate YLH828 chromosome 2, ASM3356847v2, whole genome shotgun sequence genome is shown below.
TGCTTGGTAGGTTAGACCGTCAGATACCTGTGGTAATATACCAGTGGATTTTCCTGAGGTCGTGCTGTGTTTGGAGGTTTACCATAACAAACGAACTACATTGAAGGTAAGTTACCATTTCCTTTTCTGTGTCTGACGTAGGGATGGAGTTAAATGCAAAGAGGTAGATACTCTAATATCTTGCCTGCATACATTCGTAACATCCTTGAACTGTTTACTTTGTATTTATCTCAACATAATATCAACTGGCAAATCATTAATGGTATTTGTGAGAATGATTTACTAGGCAATATATCATATTGTGATTCTGTCTGTCGACTTTACACTTTGCTCCTTTTGATGAATCTCCATTGCATATAACCCGAACCTCGATTGCGTAGGTAATGATTCCTTTTGTTTATCTCCTACCATTCTCTTTGGTGCTACAGGGTGTACCGCTGAGGATTGATTGTGTTTATCATGATAACTGGATTGGATCTTGATTATTGGTGGTACTCACATGAGATTATGAGTGAGCCAAATTGCAAAGCGtatgattaaatttaaaattaaaaaattttgggtATATCTACAATTAGGGGCAGATTCAAATTgcataaatattttctttaagAGTGACAAAAGTTTGCACTATAATGACCTGCCTAAAGTTTATTGTTTGCTAAGCTGTGAATTGCCATTTACTGATCGATGTGATTCACGACAGTATTTTATCTGATAACATCTTGTGTAATAAAGTTCATATATAGTAGTACATTGCAAGCTTGTATCTTTAAAACATTGCTTTAATGCCAATTTGTTGCAGACCATTATCCATTGATCATTGCATGTTTATTCAAAATGATCATTTCCATGTGAAGCCTGAAAAATATTGTATTGAACAGTTTCTTATTATCTCATAATggcacaaattttttaaaaagttttttatGGCAGTATTTGATTGTCATGATGTTTTGTGAATATGTTGAGTTTTATCTTGTAATCAACATccaaatttgtttaaattaaaaTGAATTGAGTACAGAAAGGCTATATTTGAAATGGAAAATGGTTGAATATAAGGAATGTCAACTGTTAAAAAACGAAAAAAGAAAGCAGCGACTGTAAATTAAAACACCTATCTGTGAAATAATCTGCTATTGGCTGAGAGCAGTTGTTGTATTGCTTGTGCTCTCCAGACTACATGATTGATATGTTGATTTGCTGCCTAAGAATTTTGAGGCACTATAGACTTAAAAACAAGTTTACGCTTGTAATATTTGATTACTTCTGTTTTagtttcttcaatatttttttgacTGATTTTACTCACCGGTAGCAACTGATGGCTTTTTGTAACAACATCAGACTCAAGAGTTTCTGGTTCTAGGACGGCAATTGTTGACAGATCTAAAAGATAAAATCTACTGTTTGACAGATGAGATGATGGATAAGGCGGGACGGTACAATCCTTCAGGATACTTCTTTATAGAAGTAAATCCATTTAATCTCATGGAAATGCCATTGCCTTGTTTCTCAATGAGCATAACTGGTTATTAATTTCAATATTACGTGTTTGTAGGATGTATTTTACAATGACATGAGGGATCCCTCGGCCATAGACTACAGTATGCCCATACTTGATTGGCTTCAAAACTCAAAGAGTGAGGCCCTTGAGAAATGGGAATCCATTTTTTCTGGTGAATTACAACAGAAGCAAAAGGCTCTATTTGGGGATGTAAACAAACGGCAGTTGCCTCTGCCACAGTTGAGGGCTCTTGACATGCAGAATATTAGATTCTGTGACTTGGGATTTCAAATTGGGGCCGGATATCTCTACTGTCATCAGGTACATTTATCTTTCTCTATTAACACTCATATTTTCTACTTGTGAGGGATAAACATAGCGCAATGGCTTAGTTTAAGCGTAGTAATAACATCCTCAGGGCGATTGCAAGCACGTGTTTGTGATACGGGATATGAGGCTGATACACTCAGAGGACGTACAGAATCAAGCAGCTTATCCACTCATGACATTTCAAACCAAGTTCCGTTGCAGGAAATGCTCTGTTTGCAAAATTTACCAGGCGCAGAAGGTGACTGTGGATGACAAATGGGCGCCATTAAATCCATGCTATTTTTGTGATGTTTGTTATTACATGCTTCACTATGAAAATGGATCTCTGCTGTATACAGATTTCTCTGTTTATGATTATTATCACGAATAGCTGCAACGGAAACATGAATTCTGTACCAGAGTTGAACAGTTCCGAATAATTTTccctttgttttgaattttccCGACTTCTTCTCCCTCAGTAAATATAACCTTGCTCCATCCCCAATACTCAGCTGGATTTGTCTAATAACATCCCCTAGTGTTCTTGCCATTGGAAGTACGAAATCCGAACCCTGGATACTGGACTCTTAACCAGAAGATATAAGGTTGAAGATGCAGGATATGCCGGCCTGGAATTCTTGTGAGCTCGATCTCCTTTTTGTCTTTAACCCTTCAGTTGCCTCTTATGTAGAACTAAATTGTACTGaccaataaaaatattaatactaTTCTAACTCCGTTTTGTTTTATACAAAAACTAATGTTTCATTATAGTTTGTGCATATAATTCAAATCTAATCAATATAAatgaataaaaatcaaattattttctaTTCTATTTTATGGTCAAGCTCTGTTATTCTAAATTTATTTCTTTGATCATTTTACAGTGTTGTGTTACTAAAACGACTACATCTTTGtcgtaaaaataattattttgataacaGTTTAgtacatttaaattttaaacacaGAAAAATGTGAGTTACACATTGTCGGAAATATTAAAGCGCGTACATAAGAAATTATGAAGTATCTTTTAGAGATCATATTAATTAAAAGAAGTAAATAGACGACAAACAAGTGAACAATATAATAGGCATACGAATACGATATATCAATCCTTGGTGATAGAATGGATAATATCGTTTTTAATTAACACGTACGAACTGTTGACTGATACGAACATAGATAatagtataatataatataatataatatgataATGCAGCGAAATCTCCATCATCAATTCATGACGTTCGGTACTTCTACTAGGTAATTAGAAACAAACCCAGAAATCTCAGCAAGATCAATCAAGTCCTGGTTATTCTTGGCCATGTAAGCGTCTGGAATATATCCATAATTCTCGAAAGCCTTTGCACAACCCCATCCACCATTCATCATCACATACATGGCCAAGTCTCCCAGCCTTTCAAATTTCCCgttttttaaatcttttaacGCCTTTTGAAGATCCCCGATGGCCTGTTTATAGCAGGTCTCGCAGTGCAGCATACCCTTTCTCATGCCTGGTTTCGTGTCGTCTTTGTTCGACCTAAGCCACGAGTGAATGAAGTCTTTGGTGCTGTTTGCCTTGTCATTTGTCAAGCTGAAGGCTACAACGGCGAGCTCATATGGGCCGCCCTCGATAGTATTCTTCCAGGGGTCTAGTACGGCGTGGCAGAAGGCTTCGCGTGTTGTTGATTTACATACGTCGTCGATTAGTCGAGATAAAGAATCTGCGGTGGCATTGGCGGTGGCTGTGGTGGGGTGGAGGAGAGGTGAAGCTAAACATGCAAGGATGAAGAGGGTGAATAAGAGGGCCATATTTTTGGATTGTTCTGTGGTTGATTGGTACTGCAGATTGCATGGGGGTTTATATATGGTGGAATTCTGATGAAACTATACTAAAAAAATGGCGTAACGTGATGGATATGAACATTGATTCACATGGAATTAATT
Proteins encoded:
- the LOC140882610 gene encoding snRNA-activating protein complex subunit-like translates to MLSGDDDGGEDLHFSIPRGGPIYVPNMVSPITKVPVFETSVSRELESLKKELARDTLEECEEILVDELKIISEDELVNMAFEEGFKGGELTVYTTQDKEENSSLRISDDNGASSLEHTCSQRSETDMLAVVPIESSVVPPRDSDCIKSNEKPAGKTKKRRRSDKGNSLDENCIAKVEQLARIKQKQEEDKASVRLHSFNGSSRAPDCGTLAKKVEMIRSLKSASVSTQVRPSDTCGNIPVDFPEVVLCLEVYHNKRTTLKTQEFLVLGRQLLTDLKDKIYCLTDEMMDKAGRYNPSGYFFIEDVFYNDMRDPSAIDYSMPILDWLQNSKSEALEKWESIFSGELQQKQKALFGDVNKRQLPLPQLRALDMQNIRFCDLGFQIGAGYLYCHQGDCKHVFVIRDMRLIHSEDVQNQAAYPLMTFQTKFRCRKCSVCKIYQAQKVTVDDKWAPLNPCYFCDVCYYMLHYENGSLLYTDFSVYDYYHE